A region of Diospyros lotus cultivar Yz01 chromosome 3, ASM1463336v1, whole genome shotgun sequence DNA encodes the following proteins:
- the LOC127796437 gene encoding putative pentatricopeptide repeat-containing protein At1g09680, producing the protein MKEAQLIFDQIRKWGLRPSDVSFNTLINGYCKLGNLEEWFRLKRVMEDINVSPDAYTYIILINGFCKDSRLDDANQLLDEMCDRGLVPNDVIFTNLIDGNCRHGRVGFVVEMYDKMLRKGVKPDLIIYNTLLNGLCKNGQLSDVAR; encoded by the coding sequence ATGAAAGAAGCCCAGTTGATTTTTGATCAAATTAGGAAGTGGGGTTTGAGGCCTAGTGATGTTAGTTTCAATACATTGATAAATGGTTACTGTAAATTGGGAAATTTGGAGGAATGGTTTAGGTTAAAAAGGGTTATGGAGGACATAAATGTTTCTCCTGATGCCTATACTTACATTATCTTGATTAATGGATTTTGCAAGGATAGTAGGTTAGATGATGCAAACCAACTACTTGATGAAATGTGTGACAGGGGATTGGTGccaaatgatgttatttttactaatttaattGATGGGAACTGCAGGCATGGAAGGGTTGGCTTTGTTGTGGAAATGTATGATAAGATGTTGAGAAAAGGTGTgaaacctgatttaattatATACAACACCCTTCTCAATGGCCTATGCAAGAATGGACAGTTGAGTGATGTGGCCCGATGA